In one Culex quinquefasciatus strain JHB chromosome 2, VPISU_Cqui_1.0_pri_paternal, whole genome shotgun sequence genomic region, the following are encoded:
- the LOC6036349 gene encoding bone morphogenetic protein receptor type-1B isoform X2, whose translation MAPRSRRKKANARTLQCYCEGHCPGNLQNGTCETRPGGSCFAAVEEVLDEETGLKVPEWSHGCMPPEQNGGLLQCKVGVQSPQIHGKSIVCCENEDFCNKDLLPEYVPKTTTPPPTVNVTEPSMHTLALMASVIVCSVAFVVVAIAIYVTYKKREKRKPQCLIDSVCNPNLSPLADLVEQSSGSGSGLPLLVQRTIAKQIQMVHQVGKGRYGEVWLAKWRDEKVAVKTFLTTEEASWFRETEIYQTVLMRHENILGFIAADIKGTGTWTQMLLITDYHELGSLYDYLQKRVLNPHMLKTLALSLSSGLAHLHTEIFGTPGKPAISHRDIKSKNILVKRNGQCAIADFGLAVKYSSESDEIQIAPNTRVGTRRYMAPEALNETLDTKIFEGFKQADMYSLGLVFWEMARRCISTIRGTKNTTCEDYALPYQDVVPSDPSFEDMYAVVCVKGVRPPIPQRWQDEEILVVLSKMMQECWHPNPAVRLTALRVKKTLVKLETDSSIKIV comes from the exons ATGGCGCCGAGATCCAGAAGAAAGAAGGCAAATG ccCGTACGCTGCAATGTTACTGCGAGGGACACTGCCCgggaaatttgcaaaatggaACGTGTGAGACGCGACCCGGCGGGTCGTGCTTCGCCGCCGTCGAGGAAGTGCTGGACGAGGAAACCGGCCTGAAGGTGCCCGAGTGGAGCCACGGCTGTATGCCACCGGAGCAAAATGGTGGACTGCTTCAG tgCAAAGTTGGCGTTCAATCCCCGCAAATTCACGGCAAATCGATCGTGTGCTGTGAGAATGAAGATTTCTGCAACAAGGACCTGCTGCCAGAGTACGTACCCAAGACGACGACGCCACCGCCGACGGTGAACGTGACGGAACCGAGCATGCACACGCTGGCGTTGATGGCTTCGGTGATAGTGTGTTCAGTGGCGTTTGTGGTGGTGGCCATCGCGATCTATGTGACGTACAAGAAGCGCGAGAAGAGGAAGCCGCAGTGTTTGATCGATTCGGTGTGCAACCCTAACCTGTCTCCGCTGGCGGATTTGGTGGAGCAGAGCAGTGGGTCGGGATCGGGACTGCCGTTGTTGGTTCAGAGGACAATCGCGAAGCAGATCCAGATGGTGCACCAGGTTGGAAAGGGTCGATATGGGGAGGTTTGGCTGGCCAAGTGGAGGGATGAAAAGGTGGCGGTAAAGACGTTCTTGACTACTGAGGAGGCTTCCTGGTTCCGTGAGACGGAGATCTACCAGACGGTGCTGATGAGGCATGAGAATATTCTTGGGTTTATCGCGGCGGACATTAAGGGAACGGGCACGTGGACGCAGATGTTACTAATCACTGACTACCACGAGTTGGGAAGCTTGTACGACTATCTGCAGAAGCGGGTACTGAATCCGCACATGTTGAAGACCTTGGCACTGTCACTGTCTTCCGGATTGGCCCACCTGCACACAGAGATCTTCGGAACGCCCGGAAAACCCGCGATCTCCCATCGTGACATCAAAAGCAAGAACATCCTGGTCAAGCGGAACGGTCAGTGCGCGATCGCCGACTTTGGCCTCGCCGTCAAGTACTCTAGCGAGTCGGATGAGATCCAGATTGCACCAAACACTCGCGTCGGAACGCGTCGCTACATGGCCCCAGAAGCCCTCAACGAAACGCTGGACACGAAGATCTTCGAGGGCTTCAAGCAAGCCGACATGTACTCGCTGGGTCTCGTCTTCTGGGAAATGGCCCGCCGCTGCATCAGTACAATTCGCGGAACCAAGAACACGACTTGTGAGGACTACGCCCTGCCATACCAAGACGTCGTTCCGTCCGATCCCAGCTTCGAGGACATGTACGCCGTCGTGTGCGTAAAGGGCGTTCGACCGCCCATCCCACAACGATGGCAGGACGAGGAAATTCTCGTAGTATTATCCAAGATGATGCAAGAGTGCTGGCACCCGAATCCAGCCGTTCGGCTAACGGCCCTCCGGGTTAAGAAGACGCTCGTCAAGCTCGAGACCGATTCCTCGATTAAGATAGTGTAA
- the LOC6036349 gene encoding bone morphogenetic protein receptor type-1B isoform X1: MAASSASVGVIILVFILLYSDAHGSTDQARTLQCYCEGHCPGNLQNGTCETRPGGSCFAAVEEVLDEETGLKVPEWSHGCMPPEQNGGLLQCKVGVQSPQIHGKSIVCCENEDFCNKDLLPEYVPKTTTPPPTVNVTEPSMHTLALMASVIVCSVAFVVVAIAIYVTYKKREKRKPQCLIDSVCNPNLSPLADLVEQSSGSGSGLPLLVQRTIAKQIQMVHQVGKGRYGEVWLAKWRDEKVAVKTFLTTEEASWFRETEIYQTVLMRHENILGFIAADIKGTGTWTQMLLITDYHELGSLYDYLQKRVLNPHMLKTLALSLSSGLAHLHTEIFGTPGKPAISHRDIKSKNILVKRNGQCAIADFGLAVKYSSESDEIQIAPNTRVGTRRYMAPEALNETLDTKIFEGFKQADMYSLGLVFWEMARRCISTIRGTKNTTCEDYALPYQDVVPSDPSFEDMYAVVCVKGVRPPIPQRWQDEEILVVLSKMMQECWHPNPAVRLTALRVKKTLVKLETDSSIKIV; the protein is encoded by the exons ccCGTACGCTGCAATGTTACTGCGAGGGACACTGCCCgggaaatttgcaaaatggaACGTGTGAGACGCGACCCGGCGGGTCGTGCTTCGCCGCCGTCGAGGAAGTGCTGGACGAGGAAACCGGCCTGAAGGTGCCCGAGTGGAGCCACGGCTGTATGCCACCGGAGCAAAATGGTGGACTGCTTCAG tgCAAAGTTGGCGTTCAATCCCCGCAAATTCACGGCAAATCGATCGTGTGCTGTGAGAATGAAGATTTCTGCAACAAGGACCTGCTGCCAGAGTACGTACCCAAGACGACGACGCCACCGCCGACGGTGAACGTGACGGAACCGAGCATGCACACGCTGGCGTTGATGGCTTCGGTGATAGTGTGTTCAGTGGCGTTTGTGGTGGTGGCCATCGCGATCTATGTGACGTACAAGAAGCGCGAGAAGAGGAAGCCGCAGTGTTTGATCGATTCGGTGTGCAACCCTAACCTGTCTCCGCTGGCGGATTTGGTGGAGCAGAGCAGTGGGTCGGGATCGGGACTGCCGTTGTTGGTTCAGAGGACAATCGCGAAGCAGATCCAGATGGTGCACCAGGTTGGAAAGGGTCGATATGGGGAGGTTTGGCTGGCCAAGTGGAGGGATGAAAAGGTGGCGGTAAAGACGTTCTTGACTACTGAGGAGGCTTCCTGGTTCCGTGAGACGGAGATCTACCAGACGGTGCTGATGAGGCATGAGAATATTCTTGGGTTTATCGCGGCGGACATTAAGGGAACGGGCACGTGGACGCAGATGTTACTAATCACTGACTACCACGAGTTGGGAAGCTTGTACGACTATCTGCAGAAGCGGGTACTGAATCCGCACATGTTGAAGACCTTGGCACTGTCACTGTCTTCCGGATTGGCCCACCTGCACACAGAGATCTTCGGAACGCCCGGAAAACCCGCGATCTCCCATCGTGACATCAAAAGCAAGAACATCCTGGTCAAGCGGAACGGTCAGTGCGCGATCGCCGACTTTGGCCTCGCCGTCAAGTACTCTAGCGAGTCGGATGAGATCCAGATTGCACCAAACACTCGCGTCGGAACGCGTCGCTACATGGCCCCAGAAGCCCTCAACGAAACGCTGGACACGAAGATCTTCGAGGGCTTCAAGCAAGCCGACATGTACTCGCTGGGTCTCGTCTTCTGGGAAATGGCCCGCCGCTGCATCAGTACAATTCGCGGAACCAAGAACACGACTTGTGAGGACTACGCCCTGCCATACCAAGACGTCGTTCCGTCCGATCCCAGCTTCGAGGACATGTACGCCGTCGTGTGCGTAAAGGGCGTTCGACCGCCCATCCCACAACGATGGCAGGACGAGGAAATTCTCGTAGTATTATCCAAGATGATGCAAGAGTGCTGGCACCCGAATCCAGCCGTTCGGCTAACGGCCCTCCGGGTTAAGAAGACGCTCGTCAAGCTCGAGACCGATTCCTCGATTAAGATAGTGTAA